The Halomonas sp. KG2 genome segment CGGCGCTGGAAGCGGTGAATGATGTTGGCCCGATTGTCGCCGCCCATGTTCACACTTTTTTCCGTCAACCCCATAATCTGGCAACGCTGGAAGCACTGCTTGACGCGGGTATCACCTGGCAAGAGAGTGAAGTGACGCAAGGCCCGACACCCTTAGAGGGGCAGACCTGGGTGCTAACCGGCACGATGGACACCATGACCCGCGATGAAGGTAAGGCACGGTTGCAAGCGCTAGGCGCTAAAGTAGCGGGTAGTGTTTCCAAGAAAACCACCTGCTTGGTAGCGGGCGAGGCCGCAGGCAGTAAATTAACCAAAGCAGAGCAACTGGGCGTTGAAGTGATCGATGAAGCCACCTTTATCGAGCGTCTAGCTGCCTGGGAGCAGAGTGAATGAGCCGTTTTATTGAAGTGCCAGCACGCATGCTGCCGCCGGAAACGCTGGATGCTTTGCTTGAAGCATTTGTGACACGCCAAGGATACGATACCACCGATACCGGTGCAGGTATGAGCGGCTGGGTAGTCGAGCTTAAACAGCAGCTTGAGCGTCACGAGCTGATTATTGCTCACGATCTTGAGTTAGAAATGACCGAGGTGATGACGCTCGCCCAATGGCGTTCCTTTGGGCGAGATCTTGCTGATGATGAGGAAGAGGGCGATTACTGAGCGCGTACTAGCGCACTGATAATCCGTCGCCCAGGGTGTAAATGATCCACTAACGATAGCTCTAGCGGCATCGGCTCATCACACATTCGCGAGGCAATGATTTCGGCGCAGAGCGGAGCGCTGGAAAGACCCCGAGAACCGTGTGCGCTAGATATCCACAGCCCTGAATGGTGCTCTCCTTGGGTATCTGGCACGTTAGAAGCATCTTTTTGCAACACCGCGTAATCCTGCTGCCATGCGTCAGCATTGGGCACTGGCCCCGCGTAGGGGCTTTTGTCAGGGCTGGCTGCCCTTACCGCAGCACGACCTGCGAGCGTGTCGGGGCTTAGCGTTACGCCCGCCGTTGCAAGGGTGGCGACCCATTCAGGCAGTGTTTGGCGTAGTTCCTCAATATTGCGCTGATGGTCTGCTGCCGTAACGTCGCTCGTGGCGTTATTAGGCACAAAGCTGGCCCCGAACGTCAGTACGCCTTCCACTGGCGGCGACACATAGCCACCCGCGCATACCACACGTTGCGGGCCTTGAACGCCTTCGGGCAGCTTCACTTCGCTCACCTGGCCGCGAACCTGCTGTAGCGGCAGCGCTGTGGTTTGTTCGAAGCGGTTAGCCAGAGACGCATTGGCTACCACAACATGATCAGCGGTCAGCGTTTCGCCGTTGGCCAACATGATCTGCCAAGCTTTACCGTCGGGCTGAAGGGTTGTCACTTCTCCCTGGTGCATAGTGATATTCGCGTGCTGTATTAGCTGTTCGCAGAGCAGTTTGGGGCGCACCCAGCCTGCCTGGGGATAAAACAGTCCGTG includes the following:
- a CDS encoding YheU family protein — translated: MSRFIEVPARMLPPETLDALLEAFVTRQGYDTTDTGAGMSGWVVELKQQLERHELIIAHDLELEMTEVMTLAQWRSFGRDLADDEEEGDY